From a single Oreochromis niloticus isolate F11D_XX linkage group LG3, O_niloticus_UMD_NMBU, whole genome shotgun sequence genomic region:
- the LOC100702659 gene encoding complement C1q tumor necrosis factor-related protein 3, whose amino-acid sequence MNPSSLLLVLLCCGLTLAQGTIETQSPSCVDTCNNAKEFGAMREKIHSLETKMMNIENRLTGYESRILQLEQKERNMVIFSAGIGGGSPLGPFNTDQTIIYNKVFINTGNAYNELTGIFTAPVSGVYFFTYFCHSGGVRKTSLHLYKNNEVILHIHDHQSADAADNGGNAVFLQLQQGDTVYVRLKANSHVYRSSTVTNFSGFLVKKTN is encoded by the exons ATGAATCCCAGCAGTTTACTGCTGGTTTTGTTGTGTTGTGGTCTGACTTTGGCCCAGGGCACTATCGAAACACAATCACCTTCATGCGTCGACACGTGTAATAACGCCAAAGAGTTTGGTGCTATGAGAGAAAAAATACATTCTTTGGAAACCAAGATGATGAACATTGAAAACAGGCTGACAGGCTACGAAAGTCGCATTCTGCAGCTGGAACAAAAGG agagaaaCATGGTCATATTCAGTGCTGGAATTGGGGGAGGTTCACCATTGGGTCCCTTTAACACAGACCAAACTATAATCTACAATAAAGTGTTTATAAACACTGGAAATGCCTACAACGAACTCACAG GTATCTTCACAGCACCTGTTTCAGGTGTGTACTTTTTTACCTATTTCTGTCATTCTGGAGGTGTCCGTAAAACATCGCTGCATTTGTACAAGAACAATGAGGTGATACTGCACATCCATGATCACCAGTCAGCTGACGCGGCTGATAATGGAGGAAATGCGGTGttcctgcagctgcagcagggtgATACAGTCTATGTGCGCTTAAAGGCTAATTCACATGTCTATAGATCCAGCACAGTAACAAATTTCAGTGGATTTTTGGTCAAAAAAACCAATTAA